A single Arachidicoccus sp. BS20 DNA region contains:
- a CDS encoding HlyD family secretion protein, with amino-acid sequence MSNTEHTEQKAKKKSNPLFAIIFGILVIAGIIFGIVTYLHSQKHQETDDAQISSDISPVIPRVAGYIKEVHVKDHQYVHKGDTLVVLDERDLKIALENAQAALTSAESNVSVAGAGVGVAQSNIVSSKSSIETIDAQIEEAKVNLWRASNDFERYSNLIKDHSITQQQFEQAQAAKEIAERQLGVLQAQKAAAQKQVAAVASQKNVSSNQVTAAQARIKEAQAAVDAAELNLSYAVVTAQVDGQVGTVNLQLGQYVQAGQALFDIVPNNERWVIANFKETQLTKIRTGQTAEIKVDAFPDLDLKGTVSSISPATGAKMSLIPPDNASGNFIKVVQRVPVRIDFTNVSDSIRNLLSSGMNVEVDVHLTND; translated from the coding sequence ATGTCAAATACCGAACACACAGAACAAAAAGCAAAGAAAAAATCAAACCCGTTGTTTGCAATTATTTTCGGGATACTTGTAATTGCAGGTATTATTTTCGGCATCGTTACTTATTTGCATTCGCAAAAGCATCAGGAAACCGATGATGCACAAATAAGCAGCGACATCAGTCCTGTGATTCCGCGCGTTGCAGGCTATATCAAAGAAGTGCACGTAAAAGACCATCAGTATGTACACAAAGGCGATACGCTTGTAGTGCTTGACGAACGCGATTTGAAAATCGCTTTGGAAAATGCACAAGCGGCACTCACTTCCGCAGAAAGTAATGTAAGCGTTGCAGGTGCGGGTGTTGGCGTTGCACAAAGCAATATCGTTAGTTCAAAGTCAAGTATTGAAACTATCGATGCGCAAATTGAAGAAGCAAAAGTAAATCTATGGCGCGCGAGTAATGACTTTGAACGTTATAGCAATTTGATTAAAGACCATTCCATTACACAACAGCAATTTGAACAAGCCCAGGCAGCGAAAGAAATTGCAGAAAGACAATTAGGTGTATTGCAGGCACAGAAAGCAGCTGCACAGAAGCAAGTTGCGGCTGTAGCTTCACAAAAGAATGTTTCTTCTAATCAGGTTACAGCTGCGCAGGCAAGAATTAAAGAAGCGCAGGCGGCAGTCGATGCGGCTGAATTGAATTTGTCTTATGCAGTAGTTACTGCGCAAGTGGATGGACAAGTTGGAACTGTGAACTTGCAATTGGGCCAATATGTGCAAGCAGGACAAGCATTGTTCGACATTGTTCCGAATAACGAAAGATGGGTAATTGCCAACTTTAAAGAAACGCAATTGACCAAAATAAGAACAGGTCAAACTGCCGAAATCAAAGTAGATGCGTTTCCCGATTTGGATTTGAAAGGCACGGTAAGTTCCATTTCTCCGGCAACAGGTGCGAAGATGTCTTTAATTCCGCCGGACAACGCTTCGGGCAACTTTATTAAAGTTGTACAGCGCGTGCCGGTAAGAATTGATTTTACCAATGTAAGTGATTCAATCCGCAACTTATTAAGCTCCGGCATGAATGTAGAAGTGGATGTGCATCTTACGAATGATTAG
- a CDS encoding DHA2 family efflux MFS transporter permease subunit — translation MATALQQDSLVEYGMRRVLITITAVLAALLEVIDTTIVNVALNDMKGNLGATLSEIGWVVTSYAIGNVIIIPMTSWLSQQFGRRNYYAASIIVFTLCSFLCGNAHSLGELILFRFLQGAAGGALLVTSQTIITESFPAEKRGMAQAIYGLGVIVGPTLGPPLGGYLTETYSWPYIFYVNIPVGIAAAIMTIRYVRSPKFGEKKKAKEVDWFGIVFLAAAVGCLQFVLEKGQEEDWFSSELILIASIISAVSFYFFIWREMVAKSPIVNLRVLKDNNLKIGTILTFILGFGLYGSTFIVPLFLQNILGWSAYQAGLIMVPSSVVTALMMPVVGQLLQRGVKQQLLVAIGFVGFFCYSLWGYKILTPFTGFNNFFWMLMLRGFALSLMFIPITTLALSTLSGRAIGEGAAFTGMARQLGGSVGVAIITTFLTWQGEKHSTNLVGNLTNNSVVFQQRYNSMVGLFTSKGLALNQAKQAAYEAVFGQVIKQSTILSYMDAFLYIGLMFMICVPFVLMVKSRGKVNLSAAAH, via the coding sequence ATGGCTACGGCTCTACAACAAGATTCATTGGTCGAGTATGGAATGCGGCGCGTACTGATTACTATTACAGCCGTTCTTGCAGCTCTGCTTGAAGTGATAGATACAACGATTGTCAACGTGGCGCTCAACGACATGAAAGGGAATCTGGGCGCGACTTTGAGCGAAATTGGTTGGGTGGTTACTTCATATGCAATCGGCAATGTTATCATTATTCCGATGACGAGCTGGCTGTCGCAACAGTTTGGACGGCGCAATTATTATGCAGCATCGATTATTGTATTTACGCTGTGTTCCTTTCTCTGCGGCAACGCACACTCACTCGGAGAATTGATTTTGTTCCGGTTTTTACAAGGCGCTGCGGGCGGTGCATTACTGGTAACTTCGCAAACAATAATTACGGAATCCTTTCCTGCCGAAAAGCGTGGAATGGCACAGGCTATTTATGGTTTGGGGGTAATAGTTGGTCCTACTTTGGGTCCGCCATTGGGTGGTTATTTAACAGAAACGTATAGCTGGCCCTACATTTTTTATGTAAATATTCCTGTTGGTATCGCGGCTGCAATAATGACTATCAGGTATGTGCGCAGTCCCAAATTCGGCGAGAAGAAAAAAGCGAAAGAAGTGGATTGGTTTGGGATTGTGTTTCTTGCAGCAGCAGTCGGATGTTTACAATTTGTGTTGGAAAAAGGACAGGAAGAAGACTGGTTCAGTAGCGAGCTTATTTTGATTGCATCTATTATTTCAGCAGTAAGTTTTTATTTCTTCATCTGGCGCGAGATGGTTGCAAAATCGCCAATCGTAAATTTGCGTGTACTGAAAGATAATAATTTAAAAATAGGGACAATACTGACCTTTATACTTGGTTTCGGACTGTATGGTTCTACATTTATTGTTCCGTTATTCTTACAGAATATCTTAGGATGGTCGGCTTACCAGGCAGGATTAATCATGGTGCCATCGTCCGTTGTAACCGCTTTGATGATGCCTGTGGTAGGACAGCTTTTACAACGGGGTGTGAAGCAGCAACTGCTGGTTGCCATTGGGTTTGTAGGCTTTTTTTGTTACAGTTTATGGGGCTACAAAATACTCACTCCATTCACAGGGTTTAATAATTTCTTCTGGATGTTAATGTTACGAGGCTTTGCACTCAGTCTGATGTTTATTCCGATTACTACGCTTGCATTGTCCACACTTAGTGGAAGAGCAATTGGCGAAGGTGCGGCGTTTACAGGTATGGCGCGCCAGCTTGGCGGCTCGGTGGGAGTTGCAATTATTACAACATTTTTGACATGGCAGGGGGAAAAGCACAGTACAAATTTGGTGGGTAATTTGACGAATAACAGCGTGGTATTTCAGCAACGCTACAACAGCATGGTAGGTTTGTTCACGTCTAAAGGCTTGGCGCTGAATCAGGCGAAGCAAGCGGCTTATGAAGCAGTGTTTGGACAAGTGATAAAACAATCAACAATATTGTCATATATGGACGCATTTTTATACATCGGATTGATGTTTATGATTTGTGTGCCGTTTGTGCTAATGGTTAAGAGTAGAGGCAAAGTGAATCTGAGCGCGGCGGCACATTAA